The nucleotide sequence ACTTGGAGTGGTCTCACAAAAGCGAATTGCTTCCCAACAAAACAAACGAAAAAGTGAGATGTATTGGGGGAACTTTTATGGATCAAAGTAGGTGTGTGGAACACTATGCATTGTTTTCTTGTGCCGAATGAACATCTTGCTGTCTTTTATCTAGGAATCTACTAAAGAAGACACACAATCATCTATCAGTGCATATCTTATCAATCAGGACCCCAAACGTGGACTCTCCTTAACAATGGAGGATCCCAAAAAAGCCATTAAAATAAAGGACTCGTAAAAAGCAATGCTAAAATAATTTAAGATAACTCTAAAACTTGTTTTCGATGAATTATTTTCTAAAGTTTTATCCTCGTTtatagaattaattttatttatattttgcacATGTTATCGACTTTTGTAAAGCTTATTTAGTATGTGATAGGAAATCTATCGTTAGTTGACATGCAATTCCCacattgatagaaataatagaagataagaacaataattgaagaagctttattgtagaaatgaaatagctttagcttgaatatattaagcTTCCCTCAttagaataaacagaatagagagatttcggggaaatcttatcctctatcaagttggaaaaatcttatcttctatcacacaTAAGATCTAAATTATCCTCCATCGGCTTTCAAAACATAGAAATACAAACTTCGTTATCGTTCATTATAACAAATATGGAAATTATAAACTTTCTTCTCTCTCGTTCTTCTAAATCCctatttctttttttatgataaaagaaaGTCATTATAAACTTACTTCTGCTCcttcaaaaatataaaaacatatctaTTATGAAATTTAATGTTGTGGCAAAAGAGTCGGCATGACTAGGTTCAATCTCAAAGATGCAGTGTCACCCACTTGAGGATCTAGTGATGTGACGGGAGAACTAAGTCAGGTTGGGAAGCACCTCATCAGTCAGCTCGAGGCAAGCCTTCGATTACTGCTCCTTCCTGGTAAGAAAAAAAGTTAACATTAGGAGGGGGATTCTCGACTTGACCACTTCGAAGTTTAAATCAGCTCAAGGTGGTATATAGGTGTTTGAAGTGTGCTCCTTTATTATGGGGAGGGGATTAGTTTTTATACTTATTTGTTGGAGGTGTTTGAAGTGTGCTCCTTTATTATGGGGAGCATAATATTTTTACCTTAGGAGCACAATAATTTCATCTTCGAAGAGCAATATTTTTATCTTAGAGACATCTAAGATATTCATACCTATACGAATCTGGATGACATAAACAATATTTTCTCATAACAATACGTAATAATTTTGATCTTTGTTTTTTGCTTCTCAAATAATAAAGTTTGATTATTTTAAGATTGATGTGGAGCCCATTGGCGCTGGATTGAATTATGTTGgtcacattaaaaataaaaaaacccaaATGGACTGAAAAGATCCAAAAGACTTTAAAAACCAGTCATCGTGAATGTGCATTGCTCTTGATTGGCCAAGTCACCATCAGTTTCCGATAATATAATAGAAAGGTTGCATGAATCCTGCGAACTAATTAGGCAGGTGTTGCCACTCAAATCTAAATCCTCGATCTGTTTCCGATAATATAATAGAAAGGCTTAACCATTCAATCACTGATTAGCACAGTCTATTCTGACGAGGTTGtcgtttttggattttttttctaaactaaattgataaaagaaaattcaattatGTGAccataaaatcgaaaaacataggcTGTGAGTAGGACACCTAATGTACTTATGAACTTATCTCACGTGCAAGAATATTACGTAATTATCAATTAACCATTGGATAAAACAAAGAGTAAACAGTGATACCAAAAATTACTATTAAAAAAAGAAGccaatacatttatgaatattattaacAAAATTTGATCTAAATTTTTGCATATATAtcattaatttatataattaatattatactatatattatttaatttttgtttcatcaaaTGGCTTATATAATATTCATAGATATATTCGAATATAAGATATATCACTTATATAATATTGTGTCTCAACAAAGACATTGAACTGAATCCATACAAATGTAACAATCGACTGAACCTAATATAATCCAGAAACTTATTAGTTCATATTTGGATCTTAAAAGGATCCAATCTGATACCATCACGACAGGGACATCATTTACAGGCTAGTAAGAATGCTTCTTATCATGTGATAGGACGTCTGCGGTGCCACTTAAGCCGTATCTGCGGTCACTGAAGCCCATGTGTATAAGATAGAAGAATGTGGTTTAGCGTATGGCTCGCATCACCCCCAAACAAGACGAGCAAGTTTCGTGCAGTGGATTTAGGTAACCCGTCTCCATCTTGGAGGACGACAGCTCATTTATCTCGAGGAAATCGTGTCTTCCCAGTGTACccatctgcctctgtggtcgagttcaTTTCCTCTCTCTTCCATCTCGATGATCGCTGGCGGAGTACCTGTTGTACTTACACTATTATGTTCGTCCCCTTGGCTTGCTATGGCGTAGGTTCCACTTCAGGTTCCTGTGCCTGTGTAACACATGCCATGGAGGTGGACAATCACGCTATCTCATCTACTCTCTCACGGCCGAAGGACCACTGGTCATTGGGCCATCACTCTGCGATCCTACTGCCAGCAAACGGTGGTGGGGGtggcataaaaaagaagaagaaaattcatGCCCGCGTCAATGATATGATCAGTCGAATTTGTCAGGCAGCGATGTGTCTTTTTTCTGTGTGCTTGTGATCATTCAGTAATTCTTCCCTCCTTTCTCTCTCTTGAAAGAAAACAATGGCTTTTTATCTTTGCAGAACGTACAATGACTCATTCATTCACCTTTCACTTTGCAGTATAGTTTCGGGACCGTATCATACGTCGGGTACGACGTCGGGGGGCATCGTTTCCAGCCTTGCAAGTTGCAAGGCATAGACGTTGCTACTGCAACAGGGTTAATAGGAAAAGCAGCTGCTGGGATAAATCCTGACCTCTCTTATTGCTATTTATGAGATGACAATGGGAGGCAATGTTGCTGCATAGCACGGGGCGGAGCGAATTGGGGAGACATGGCGTGGGGAAGAGGAGCGATGCTGGTGGCCCTCGTCGTGGCCTTGTGCCTGAGCGCACTCGGGGCGGACGCCCAGCTCAAGGTTGGATACTACTCCTATGGCTGCCCAGCAGCTGAGCTCATTGTTAAGGAGGAGGTCGAGAAGGCTCTGATAGATGACCCTGGCGTCGGTGCTGACCTTCTCCGGATGCACTTCCATGACTGCTTCGTGAGGGTGAGTTCCTTCTCGACACCTTGATGTATTATTGCATACACGGATTCGTTTGTGTTGGAATTGGATGAATGGCCGTGCACACCACACCAGGGTTGCGATGGCTCGGTTCTTATCGATTCGACGGAGGACAACACCGCCGAGAAGGATGCACAAGTCAATCTAACCCTCGAAGGATTTGAGATTATCGACGCTATCAAGGAAAAGTTGGAGGCCGCCTGCAAAGGAGTCGTCTCGTGCGCAGACCTTCTGGCATTCGCCGCCAGAGACAGCGTCGTACATGTGAGCTTCATTGATGCTCTGTATTCCCCTGCTGCCGATTCAAGCGATTGATATCGGCATTAGCTTCTCGATGTAGTCATTTAACTTGGGATTGAACTGGTGGTATTGGACAGTACGGAGGAATTCACTACAGAGTCCCTGCAGGCAGAAAAGATGGAACGGTATCCAAGGAAGGCGACACGAGCATTCTCCCTTCGTCGGCCCTTGACCTCACTGAGCTCACAAAGTTGTTCATCTCCAAGGGGTTGAGCCAAAATGACATGATCACTCTTTCAGGTAATAATTAAGAAGCTCCCGCGACTCACTACATAATCAAAAGCGCACGCAGAGAGATCTGAGATAGCTTCCACGCGCGTGCAGGAGCGCACACGGTCGGCATCGCGCACTGTGACGCCTTCACCGACAGGCTGTACGACACAGACGAGACGCTGGATCAGAAGTACGCAAAGGCGCTGCGGAAGCAGTGCCCTCCGGGCAGCAACAACACGGTGTCGATGGACCCGAAAAGCCCTCAAAGGTTCGACAACCATTACTACAGGAGCCTCCTGAAGAACCGAGGGCTGTTCACCTCGGACCGGACCCTCCTTTCCACGCAGGGCACGACGACGCAGGTGAAGCGGCTCGCGAGCAACTACAAGCGCTTCCAGCGGAAGTTCGCGGCTGCCATAGTGAAGATGGGCCAGATCGGAATCCTCACCGGGAGCGAGGGCGAGGTTCGCGCCAATTGCAGGAAGATCAACTGATGATGACTGCCATTGACAAACGAGACAGATCCCTTTCGGTGGAGTACTTCatcatcttatatatatatagatatgtatattttATTTGTTGGAGATTGCCTGTATTGTTTCAtgtgattcttcttcttcttcttcttctc is from Musa acuminata AAA Group cultivar baxijiao chromosome BXJ3-8, Cavendish_Baxijiao_AAA, whole genome shotgun sequence and encodes:
- the LOC103993173 gene encoding peroxidase 5, with the translated sequence MAWGRGAMLVALVVALCLSALGADAQLKVGYYSYGCPAAELIVKEEVEKALIDDPGVGADLLRMHFHDCFVRGCDGSVLIDSTEDNTAEKDAQVNLTLEGFEIIDAIKEKLEAACKGVVSCADLLAFAARDSVVHYGGIHYRVPAGRKDGTVSKEGDTSILPSSALDLTELTKLFISKGLSQNDMITLSGAHTVGIAHCDAFTDRLYDTDETLDQKYAKALRKQCPPGSNNTVSMDPKSPQRFDNHYYRSLLKNRGLFTSDRTLLSTQGTTTQVKRLASNYKRFQRKFAAAIVKMGQIGILTGSEGEVRANCRKIN